GGTCCTCGGGGTCGAGCCCGGCCACGGCGTCCCGGACCACCTCCACCCCGTAGCCGCGCATGGCCGCGTCGGCCGCGGTGTAGAGCACGCAGATGTTCGTGACGCACCCCACCAGCCGAACCACCCGGACTCCCTGCCCCCGGAGCACCCGGTCCAGGTCCGAACCGTGGAACCCGGAGTAGGTGGTCTTCTCCACCACCGGGTCCGACGGCCCGGGCGCCAGGGCATCGACCACCCGGGCGCCCCAGGTGCCCCGCACGGCGTGGGGCGGCCAGCCCATGCGGGAGAACTCGGGATCGTCCGGCCGGTGGGCGTCGCACACATACACCACCGGCTCGCCCCGGGTCCGGGCATCGGCCACCTCCTGGACGACCCGGGGCAGGATCGTCGCGGTGTCGGGAACCCGCAGGCTCCCCTTCTCGTCCACGAAGTCGTTGAGCATGTCGATCACCAGAAGGGCTCTGGCCATCACCACCCCTCCTTCCCCACGAGGGGAACGAACCGGCAGCCGCCCAGGTCCTCCCGGAGCACCCGGTTACCACGGCGGGTGAGCCGCAGGAGCTCCTGCACGCCCCGGTCGCCCACCGGGATCACCAGCACCCCGCCCTGGGGGTCCAGCTGGGCCTCCAGCGACGGAGGAACCCGGGGGGCCCCCGCGGTCACCAGGATCGCCTGGAACGGCGCCTCCTCCGGCACGCCCAGCGTGCCGTCGCCCACCACCACCTGCACGTCGTAACCCAGCCGCTCGAGCCGGCGGGCCGCCTGCGCGGCGAGCTCCGGATCCCGCTCCACCGAGATCACCCGGCACCCCAGCTCGGCCAACACCGCGGCCTGGTACCCCGAGCCGGTGCCCACCTCGAGCACCTTCTCGCCGCCCCGCAGGCCCAGCGCCTCGGTCATCAGCGCCACCATGTAGGGTTGGGAGATGGTCTGGCCTCCGCCGATGGGCAGGGGGGTGTCGTCGTAGGCCATGGCCTGCAGGTTTGCGGGCACGAACTCGTGGCGGGGCACCCGCGCCAGGGCGTCCAAGACCCGGGGGTCCCGGATGCCCCGCCGCCGGATCTGGGCCTCCACCATGGCCGCGCGCATCCGGTCGTAGTCCGGCGCCATGATCGACACTCCCCGGCAGCCTCGGTCGGCGGTCGTCAGTCTGGGGCCTTCGGCCCGCGGGAAGGCTCAAAGGCTAGAAAGCTGGAAGGCTAGGGGACTCAAAAAAACCTCCCAGATTCCAAGGCGTTCTAGGAATCACCGCACCTCTTCGCCTCCACCTCACGGTCAGGGGGGCATGGGGCCTGCGATTCAGGAATCAGGAGTCAGTGGACAGAAGACAGGGGAAAATCGCTCCGGCAGTTCTCCGGTCTACTGTCCTCTGAATTCTGGCCCCTGATACGGCCGCGCACGGCCGGAACCAAGCCCCTCGCCGCCAATGAAGTGCGCCCGTTTTGCCGCCTGGTTAATAGTAGGTAAGCAGCCCCTCTCGTCAATGTCCAGGCGTCCGTTGGGCCAGCTCCGACAGCACCAGGCGGGCCACCCCCTTCAGGGTCTCGAACACGCCCCTGCCCTGGGAGGCCACGGCCTCGAACTCGGGCACGCCCGGGGACCCGAGGCACCGGCGCAGGCCCTCCACCGGCACGGCGCCCTCCAGGTCGCGCTTGTTGTACTGGACCACGGT
This is a stretch of genomic DNA from Deferrisoma camini S3R1. It encodes these proteins:
- a CDS encoding cysteine hydrolase family protein; the protein is MARALLVIDMLNDFVDEKGSLRVPDTATILPRVVQEVADARTRGEPVVYVCDAHRPDDPEFSRMGWPPHAVRGTWGARVVDALAPGPSDPVVEKTTYSGFHGSDLDRVLRGQGVRVVRLVGCVTNICVLYTAADAAMRGYGVEVVRDAVAGLDPEDHAFALRQMERVLGARLVDRQAP
- a CDS encoding protein-L-isoaspartate(D-aspartate) O-methyltransferase; its protein translation is MAPDYDRMRAAMVEAQIRRRGIRDPRVLDALARVPRHEFVPANLQAMAYDDTPLPIGGGQTISQPYMVALMTEALGLRGGEKVLEVGTGSGYQAAVLAELGCRVISVERDPELAAQAARRLERLGYDVQVVVGDGTLGVPEEAPFQAILVTAGAPRVPPSLEAQLDPQGGVLVIPVGDRGVQELLRLTRRGNRVLREDLGGCRFVPLVGKEGW